The Aspergillus fumigatus Af293 chromosome 7, whole genome shotgun sequence genome includes the window CTGGATTGATGATCGTGAGGCTGATACACTATTCGTTGCTATTCAATGGTAGTTCATGATACTAATGAAATTTATACCTGGTTCACTCTAATAGCAATTCTTAGGATTGGGAGGGACTTAAGCCATCTCAACTCATGGTCTTGCCTTAGCCGTCGAGAATAGGGTGCTGAATATCCACATGACGGCAGTCGGCAGTAGTCTCTTGATTGAGCTGAATGCCTTTCCCGAGTCATCAGACGACTCTCTTTACTGCTCAGACGTGAAGACTGAGCTCGTCTTGCCTCCAGGAAACAGCATGTATTATGTGACAAAGCCTTTCTCAATGTGAGCTGATTGTGTTcgtttttcttctcttccccgATCACTCAATGTAATCTCAAGCATCCTGCATCCCATCAAGATACTGTGAGAGATGGACTCCCTTCCCACAGAACTTTAATCATaatcattcatcatctcAATGCCAagatccatcatctcaataAGGAAGCCCAAGCATCATATGCGGCAGAGAATCTATTGGAAAACGGCAGCCCAAAGCCTTGTAAAATAAAAACGTGTTCCACCCAGATGGCAAGCGATTCTCAAACCGATGATATGGGAGAGGACGGTCCTACTCAAACACGACGCTCTGACAAAACTGGCGCAGTACGCCTTTGGCAAGCCATATTGGATAGCAAGAATTAAAAGGGTAAGACAGATTGTCTGAGAGCCATATGTCAGGTTGAGCTCGCGGAGCCGCTTCGTGAAGCGATGGAGGTGACTTCTCAAGGTAATCAAATTCACCCATAGATCAAGCGCCATTGAGGCCGAATCGCAGCTCATTGGAGACGAGGCAGGCCTGCAGGGTGTCTTCGACCATTCGGTCGGATATATAGTTGGGAAACTTCTGAAGGCGCAACATCACAGATCGTTGTCAGCCTCTGCATACGTAGCTCTTTGGATTCAGAGCTGCGATATGTAATTCATGTAGGAAATGGCTATGAGTTGAAAAAGCAGCTTGACTCCGTCCTCAGTGCAAAAAGTGATGCGGACATGAAAGGCAAAAGCTAGTGAATGTGTGCGGGGGATATAACGAGGCTTGTTCCCTCTTGGAGTTAATTAAATCCTCCACTTCCTGAGCCTTATTTTGTTCATAGTTCTTCCCGGCCCCTTTCTAGATTGTTCGAACCAGGAAGCATTGCCATTGTCTCTATAGAGTCAAAAAATCGGGATAAAGTCTTCCACATAAGGTTATTGAAGTTGAATACGAATACGAACCTTTGGCCAATCAACAACCTCCATCCGGAACTATTGCTGTCTCTAGTGGCGAATCTCGTCTCCACCGTCAGATGCCTGAAGAGGTGAGGAATACGGATACGGAGAGGTAGAGATTATCTTGCAGCCTGCTATAATTATTCGTCTACCCGATGGCTTGAGGACGTTATCCCATCCGCTCTCACCTGTCTCTGTCTTCTTACTTCTGGCAGTGATCTCAGAACCATGGGAAGACCCGAGACACGTGCAGAACCCTCTGAAAACGATGGACCTCCACCGTACTCAGCCCTGGATGAGGGACTCGTTGGGGAGTCGGCTGATGTCCGAGGTAAGTGAGCGATGATGTCAAGTTGTATATCGCTGACTAGACTAGCCGATGGACGAGTCGACGTTGATCTGAACTCGAGGATTGCCCGCACTCTCGCTCAGATCATCGAGCTGCAACAGGAAGACATTCATAATCCACCTCCCGACTATCAGCAAGAGCTCCAACAGCAGCgggatcaagatcaagatcatcaactAGAACCCATCGAATGCAGCATCCACCTCAACATTGTGATCCAGATTGTTGGCAGCCGCGGGGACGTCCAGCCTTTTATTGCACTCGGCACCGAACTGCAAAAGCACGGCCATCGGGTCCGTCTAGCCACACATGATGTTTTTGCAGACTTTGTGAGATCATCCGGGCTCGAGTTCTATCCTATTGGCGGCGATCCAGCGGAGCTTATGGCCTTTATGGTGAAGAACCCCGGCCTCGTACCGCAGATGGACAGCCTTCGCGGCGGGGAGATCCAGAAAAAGCGAGCCATGGTTGCGACGATGCTAGACGGGTGCTGGCGTTCGTGCATCGACGACGATCCGCTTACTAAGGCTCCATTTGTGGCGGACGCAATCATTGCGAATCCGCCCAGCTTCGCGCATGTGCATTGTGCGCAGGCGTTGAGGGTCCCCGTGCATCTGATGTTTACCATGCCGTGGAGTAGTACAACTGCATTCCCCCACCCGTTGGCCAATCTGCGGCCTTCGGACATGAGTCCGCGGACGGCGCACTGGGTTTCGTATGGTGTGGTAGAGTGGCTGACCTGGCAGGGGTATTGATTGCCGGTCTGTATGCAACACATATAGCTGACGCGGACTAGGTTAGGCGATGTGATCAATCGATGGCGAGCTACCATTGACTTAGAACCCGTTCCTATGGCTGAGGCCCCCAGCTTAGCAGAGACCCTCAAGATTCCTTTCACCTACTGCTGGTCTCCAGCTCTGGTACCAAAGCCTAGGGACTGGGCTGAACATATAGGTTGGTACTCCATTGTGGTCTACATAGAATATACTCATAAGTATAGATGTGTgtggcttcttcttccggcaACCCCCGTCGTACCAACCGCCGCCAGATCTCGAGCAATTCCTTGCTTCAGGCCCACCGCCTGTGTATATCGGCTTTGGAAGCATCGTTGTGGACAGCCCGCAACGCTTGTCCAATACAGTGTTGCAGGCAGTGGCTGCGTCTGGTGTTCGTGCCATCGTGTCACGAGGTTGGAGCAAATTGGCTGGAGACGGGAATCCAAACATCTACTTCATCGGCGACTGTCCCCACGAATGGCTGTTCCAGCACGTTTCAGCAGTCGTCCACCACGGAGGTGCTGGGACTACCGCCTGTGGACTGGCCAACGGGAAACCAACAGTCGTCGTACCTTTCTTTGGAGAGTGGGTTTGCATTCCTCCGTATACTGGGCAAGAGCTCATTAGTATGTAGTCAACAATTCTGGGGCAACATGATTGCAAGGGCTGGAGCAGGCCCATCTCCCATTCCACATGCTACACTTAGCATTCGGAATCTGGCCGAGGCTATTCGATTCTGCCTGAAGCCCCAGACCGTTGCTGCTGCGCGTGAAATCGCCGCCAAAATGCAGTTTGAGTCGGGCGTCACTGCCGCCGTACAGTCCTTCCATCGGCATCTTCCGCTAGAGCAGATGAGGTGTCAGGTATTCCCAGACCAGGTTTCTGTGTGGAAATACGCAAGGCACAAGCGGGAGATCCGGCTATCAAGGAAAGCCGTGCAGATTCTCATCGACCACTTAAAGATTGATCCAAAGAATCTCCGCTGGTGAGTTCCCATTCCCCCAATTTATGTCGCAACACTGACCGGTCAGCTATGATATCAAACCCATCATTATTGAAAACCGCCGCTGGGATCCGCTCACCGGTGTCACCTCCGCAGCCGTAGGCACCGGCACTGACTTGCTCAAAAGTACCACAAACATGTTCTACAAACCGTACAAAGAACTCGCCCGGAATAAAACTGATGTTGCCCCCGATGGCGCAGAACGTCATCCCGTTGTCACCGCCGGGGCCATGGCGGGACAGTTTGCGAAAAGCTTCGGACAGTTCATGGGATCGTACGCCAAGGGTGTCATTGTGGATATTCCGCACGCGGCAGCGGAAGGCTTCAGGCAGGTCCCGCGCCTGTATGGCGAACAACCCAAGGACTACGGCGCTGTGCAGGATTGGAAGTCCGGGGCTACGGTTGGGGGAAAGAACTTTGTGGATGGCATGATGGAGGGTTTCTCGGGGCTGGTCACCCAGCCGATCAAAGGTGGCAAAGAGGAGGGAGCGCTGGGCGTTGTCAAGGGTTTGGCAAAGGGTACAGCAGGACTTGTGACTAAAGTTCCTTCCGCTGGACTAGGGCTCGTCGCGTATCCATTTCAGGGTATTGTGAAGAGTATCGAGTCGTCGGTCAGGTCCAAGACGAGGAAGGCCATTATCACGGCCCGACTACGGGATGGGTATGAGCTGAGTCGACGGGAGGAAGTTTCGCAGGAGGAGAGACGCTTTGTCCTGCAGAAGTTTCAAAGTCTTCTGTGCGGTCCAACTGCTACTCCTACATAGAATTGGAACCATGAGAACTCGCCCAGGGACTCGGGCTTGAAAGTAGGCCTAAGGCACAAACAGATATCAAGGCACCAACATAGTCACATGACTGAGGTGAGATGATCCTTTGTTGGTGCGCGCAAAGACCAAGGGAAGGACATACAGGGTAACAGGATAAACGACGAATATCATAGAGGTGAGGAATTATGAGCATCGACTGCGACTACAGTTATAATTTAGCGACGCACTAGGCATACCACTTTACTACGCACTGTTAACTCTTCGTACCCTAGCGCAGCGTCGGCTGTGGCATACCTTGCCGCACAGTCTGCACTTTTGCGAGTTACCGCAACATGGCCCACAGGTGCTAGACATAGTTACTGTCCATATATATTTCCCTTGCATTTTGAGATATGTTAAGCATCCAAGTGCTAGCCGGATAGTCATGGAAGCCAATCCCCAAGCCGTCCCGCGCCTTGTTCCAATTGCTCTCGCGCCAGCTAGGGCATCATCTGTTGACATGCAGAATGACTCCAACGCAGACTTGACGACAATGCGCTTCAACTGCCAAGGCTGCGTGCGCAAAAAGGGCAAATGCAATAGGGTTGTGCCGACATGCTCGAACTGCAGTAAATCAAAACTTCAATGCGTCTACCAGGCTCCCCTGCcgcggaagaggaagcgaagccaggtcgaagaagacgTGTATGAGCGTCTCGCACGGTATGAGCGCATCTTGCGGGAGAACAATCTTCTCCCTACGGCCTCTGCATTAGCCCCATGCAGCAAGGCGATGGAGACGTCGGTGGTCAGCACACGGGATCCAAGCCCAGCGCCAAACATGCAACCCGCTAGGTCTGGTAAACTTCTTTCCGCCGGGGGCAAGTCTCGATATATTGACAGTGTTCTCCTCCTTGAGGCTGGGGAAGGTGACCTCTGTGCAATATCTGATTCAGACCAAGACGACTACCAGCGTGAAGACACTGCACCTGATGAGACCACCCCGGCTGGTCTTCTTAGCGTCCTCGCAGCACATGCAGTGTTTGGGGCTATACATGGAAGTACCCAGAGCCTCTCTGACCAGCATCCCAGCTACGAGGAGGCTACAGTTCTCTGGAATACGTACGTGCAAAATGTCGAGCCTCTTTGCAAGGTGCTTCATGTTCCCACTGTCGCAAAATTGGTCGACACAATTGCAAAACAACCTGCTGCGGCCTCGAAGAGTGTCGAATGCCTGCTTTTTGCCATCTACTATATTGCGGTGTTCTCCATGTCAGACGCCGACTGTCTTCAGCAGTTTAATCAAACGAAAACCCAAAAGATGTCGAGGTATCGAACCGCTGTCTGCCAGGCGCTTGTCAATGCGTCGTGGCTGAAGACAACCGCGATGCCAGTACTACAGGCCTacactctcttcctcattgCCATGCGCACTCAAGTCGATTCTCACACGTTTTGGATATTGACAGGCGTTGCGATTCGCCTCGCACAGCGCATGGGGCTGCACCGTGATGGTGAAAGCCTAGGACTGCCACCGTTCGAGGTCCAGATGCGACGGCGGCTCTTTTGGCAACTGCTTCCACTGGACGGCTATGCGGGCCAGGTCTGCGGCACTGGGATCTCCATATCGCCTACTAGCTGGGATACCAAGCCACCGCTGAACATTAACGATGACCAGATCTTCCCTGGTATGACGCAGAAGCCTCAAGAGCAGAGGGGCGCTTCCGAAATGATATTCTGCTTGTCGCGGATTGAACTGTCCAATTTTTACATCCGAACGGGTATCAAAATGAAGGAAATTGGTGGTACTATACAATTCAAGGatgcagaggagattgagaggctcatcgacgaggtcgaaGATCTCATCGAGACAAAGTTTCTTCGCTACTGCGAAATCCTGGACCCCCTGCACGTTTTCACCATGGGGATTGTACGATCTGCCACCAATGCCGTTCGATTGCGTGCTCAAATGCCCCTACTGCTGAAGCAAACCATTACCGACGCGCAAAGGAGATGCCTCTGCGCTCTCGCAGAAAAGATCCTCGATACAAACAGCGCCATCTACCGCAACCCCAGCATGAATAGATTCCGGTGGCAGATGcaagccttcttcttgtggGATGCCCTTCTCTGTATTTTGCTAAGCCTGACAGAAGTCGGATTCTACTCGACGTCGGAGCTAAACAGTACCTGGAACAGGGTTGCAGAAGTTTATGCGAATCACGAAGATCTTATCAAACGCAAGAAAGCCCTGCATGTCACCATTGGCAGGTTAACTCTCAAGGCCTGGATTGCCAATCCTCCGAGTAACTCGTCCCCAGAACCGGCTTTCATAACCACGCTGCGCGCCCAACATGAACCGAAAGTCAACAGGCAGCAGGAGAGCGTTGACGAACGGGAGAAAACCGGCCAGGTTGCGGACGATGTATTTGCTTTTAGTGAATTTTCTGGCGACAGTGATGGAACGGACTTGAATCTTGGTAGCGGGTTCACTCTCGACTCTTCAGATTGGTTGGTTTGGGACCAGCTGTGTCGAGGGAATAGTCTGGGCTAAGCGGCCGGCTTCCATGCCTAATACCTATGTGGGCTTTTACAAGAGAATTCAGCGAAATAGCACGTACGATTACGAGTTCATAATTGGAGTGTTTTGCTGGCCATCATTCGCCTCAACCGGCAATATAAGGGGCAATTTTATCAGTCCTGTTCTCAGTATCGAAGCTTGTCCATCCGGCCCTGCTGTTGACAGCCAATGAGGAACAATGTCACTGTTAGCGTGGTCTCTGAGCGTCTTCTGGACGAATCTACTTCGGTTTCAGTCCAGGAACACAATGTCTCACTGTATAGAGTTCCTATATGTTGTTGCGACAGTCGGCCCCGGGCCCGAAGAATAACCCCCTCTCATTGGACAGCGCATCGGTCCTTCACAGGCGATCCGGGCCCGACCCGAAATACGTCCCAGTGATTGGCTGCTTGATCCATACAAGATATGTATAAGAAGTCAAAGACATCGCAGCACTGAGAATCAGTCGATGTTTCCCCACCCAAGATGGACGATAAGACTCCATTTGCCTCCTGCGAGGGCATCACGCCTTCCCCTCAGAAGGAAGACCTTGAAGCAGCCAAAGAGACAATCCCAACCAAGCCATCCAACACAGGCCCAGATCTTGTTAACCCCCAAAACTGGCCCAACAGCTTGAAGTGGAAGAACACCTGGGCGATTtccctcttcgtcttcatctcacCTGTCTCATCGTCCATGATTGCCCCGGCGATGCAGGATCTCGGCAAGAGCCTAGGGATGAACACCGAAATTGAGGTGTACCTCTCCATGGCCATCTTTATTCTCGCTTATGCCATCggtcccatcttcttcggtccTGCTTCGGAGCTGTACGGTCGAGTGCGTCTGCTTCAGGTTAGCAATGCGTGGTATCTAGCATGGAATCTGGGATGCGGATTCGCCAAGACCAAGGCTCAGCTCTTTGCTTTTCGCTTTCTTGCCGGCATTGGCGGCAGCGCACCGTTGGCGATTGGAGGAGGCGCCATCAGGTAAGAAGTGGATGCAACCACCAAGAGATTCATCCTTTGCTAACCCGTCTTGTAGCGACATGTGGAGCGCCGAAGAGCGCGGCAAGGCTATGGGTGTATACACTCTTGGGCCGCTCCTCGGGCCCGTCATTGGACCCATTGCCGGCGGCTTCATTGCCCAATACTCGACATGGCGTTGGGTCTTCTGGGcaacctccgccgccgccgtcggaATCCAGGTCGTCGGATTGATCTGGCTGCGTGAATGTCACCCGGCCACGCTCCTGCGCAAGCGATGCGACCGCCTCGTCAAGAAGATGGGCAACGAGAATCTGCATACCGAAGAGAAGGTAGAAACACTCGCCTACAAGCTTCTCCACGCGTTCGAGCGGCCGGTGCGCCTGTTCACAACACAGCccctcgtcttctgcagGGCAATCTACATGGCCTACCTCTTTGGAATAACGTACCTCATGCTCGCGACATTTCCCGAGATCTGGACCGTGGTGTACCACGAAAGCCCCAGCATCGGCGGACTCAACTacctctccatcgccatcgggTCGTTCGCcggcctcttcttcaacctcaaGTTTGTCGACCGCATCTACAAAACCCTCAAAGCGcggaacaacaacaacaacaacaacaacaacggTCAGCCCGAGTTCCGCATGCCGTCGTTAGCTGTCGGCTCCGTCCTCAGCACTATTGGCCTCTTCTGGTACGGCTGGAGCATCGGGAACACGCACTGGATCATGCCCAACATCGGTGCTCTGATGTACACCGCAGGCACCATTTCGTGCTTGCAAGGCATGCGGACATATATCGTCGACAGCTACCAAACCTACGCGGCCAGCGCCATGGCGGCCTGCGCGGTCCTTCGCAGTCTGGCTGGGTTTGGCTTTCCACTCTTCGCTCCGTACATTTACCAGTCTCTGGGCTATGGATGGGGGACCAGCGTGCTGGCATTCGTCACCGTGGGTATTGGCTGCGTGGCGCCTTTTGCGTTTTGGCGGTTTGGACCCAGGCTGCGCGCAATTTCCAGGTACGCTGCTGGCTAGTGTGGACTTGAAGAATGAAACTATCGGGGTAGTCATGACTGGGTTGATTTGGTAACTGAGGATCCCGTTCTTGGAAGCGTGGCATGGAGAAAATAATATGTTGTGATTAGCTGCGTTTACTTAATAAATTGCCAGAAACTTTTCCTCTCCTTACCGGTTTCTCTAAATTTAACTGCTAGTCCCACTGGGACAGTTGGAATTGCGGCCTAGTTGTTGGGGCCACGGGTTTCTCTATGC containing:
- a CDS encoding putative C6 transcription factor, with the protein product MEANPQAVPRLVPIALAPARASSVDMQNDSNADLTTMRFNCQGCVRKKGKCNRVVPTCSNCSKSKLQCVYQAPLPRKRKRSQVEEDVYERLARYERILRENNLLPTASALAPCSKAMETSVVSTRDPSPAPNMQPARSGKLLSAGGKSRYIDSVLLLEAGEGDLCAISDSDQDDYQREDTAPDETTPAGLLSVLAAHAVFGAIHGSTQSLSDQHPSYEEATVLWNTYVQNVEPLCKVLHVPTVAKLVDTIAKQPAAASKSVECLLFAIYYIAVFSMSDADCLQQFNQTKTQKMSRYRTAVCQALVNASWLKTTAMPVLQAYTLFLIAMRTQVDSHTFWILTGVAIRLAQRMGLHRDGESLGLPPFEVQMRRRLFWQLLPLDGYAGQVCGTGISISPTSWDTKPPLNINDDQIFPGMTQKPQEQRGASEMIFCLSRIELSNFYIRTGIKMKEIGGTIQFKDAEEIERLIDEVEDLIETKFLRYCEILDPLHVFTMGIVRSATNAVRLRAQMPLLLKQTITDAQRRCLCALAEKILDTNSAIYRNPSMNRFRWQMQAFFLWDALLCILLSLTEVGFYSTSELNSTWNRVAEVYANHEDLIKRKKALHVTIGRLTLKAWIANPPSNSSPEPAFITTLRAQHEPKVNRQQESVDEREKTGQVADDVFAFSEFSGDSDGTDLNLGSGFTLDSSDWLVWDQLCRGNSLG
- a CDS encoding MFS transporter, whose product is MDDKTPFASCEGITPSPQKEDLEAAKETIPTKPSNTGPDLVNPQNWPNSLKWKNTWAISLFVFISPVSSSMIAPAMQDLGKSLGMNTEIEVYLSMAIFILAYAIGPIFFGPASELYGRVRLLQVSNAWYLAWNLGCGFAKTKAQLFAFRFLAGIGGSAPLAIGGGAISDMWSAEERGKAMGVYTLGPLLGPVIGPIAGGFIAQYSTWRWVFWATSAAAVGIQVVGLIWLRECHPATLLRKRCDRLVKKMGNENLHTEEKVETLAYKLLHAFERPVRLFTTQPLVFCRAIYMAYLFGITYLMLATFPEIWTVVYHESPSIGGLNYLSIAIGSFAGLFFNLKFVDRIYKTLKARNNNNNNNNNGQPEFRMPSLAVGSVLSTIGLFWYGWSIGNTHWIMPNIGALMYTAGTISCLQGMRTYIVDSYQTYAASAMAACAVLRSLAGFGFPLFAPYIYQSLGYGWGTSVLAFVTVGIGCVAPFAFWRFGPRLRAISRYAAG
- a CDS encoding putative sterol glucosyltransferase encodes the protein MMSSCISLTRLADGRVDVDLNSRIARTLAQIIELQQEDIHNPPPDYQQELQQQRDQDQDHQLEPIECSIHLNIVIQIVGSRGDVQPFIALGTELQKHGHRVRLATHDVFADFVRSSGLEFYPIGGDPAELMAFMVKNPGLVPQMDSLRGGEIQKKRAMVATMLDGCWRSCIDDDPLTKAPFVADAIIANPPSFAHVHCAQALRVPVHLMFTMPWSSTTAFPHPLANLRPSDMSPRTAHWVSYGVVEWLTWQGLGDVINRWRATIDLEPVPMAEAPSLAETLKIPFTYCWSPALVPKPRDWAEHIDVCGFFFRQPPSYQPPPDLEQFLASGPPPVYIGFGSIVVDSPQRLSNTVLQAVAASGVRAIVSRGWSKLAGDGNPNIYFIGDCPHEWLFQHVSAVVHHGGAGTTACGLANGKPTVVVPFFGDQQFWGNMIARAGAGPSPIPHATLSIRNLAEAIRFCLKPQTVAAAREIAAKMQFESGVTAAVQSFHRHLPLEQMRCQVFPDQVSVWKYARHKREIRLSRKAVQILIDHLKIDPKNLRCYDIKPIIIENRRWDPLTGVTSAAVGTGTDLLKSTTNMFYKPYKELARNKTDVAPDGAERHPVVTAGAMAGQFAKSFGQFMGSYAKGVIVDIPHAAAEGFRQVPRLYGEQPKDYGAVQDWKSGATVGGKNFVDGMMEGFSGLVTQPIKGGKEEGALGVVKGLAKGTAGLVTKVPSAGLGLVAYPFQGIVKSIESSVRSKTRKAIITARLRDGYELSRREEVSQEERRFVLQKFQSLLCGPTATPT